The following proteins are co-located in the Penaeus vannamei isolate JL-2024 chromosome 34, ASM4276789v1, whole genome shotgun sequence genome:
- the LOC113800570 gene encoding mucin-5AC: MHLLRWCALALVLVAACSAFPQEDRRRLLFSIRNRPNILSRRNSRTSTTESPEEPTTTTPAPAAAEAASDAPSHSTRRLPPLRRPGIRFGLRPGSSLKNKLEQQRAEKEEEQSEPVVVSQPQPGQEFASEAEASASATSPVASGESTRPEPEVLTKPVPGQEFVAFQASQPSAQDSVVAGDGGEILYVSLDSAPEVAAPAITEEHLEQDVHAAQENGTDGFDSFLLTPDELLPVIGDLEPVTDYPDYDYVTEILEEVAATELPQEEVLAVTPAPTKNVTALEPEVETLISVVTSLPTKVEGESTHVEHHTEFEQSEAGAENYTLSHDAFAEQFLPNIPQAEVPSEDFPAAAAKSIQEDEFLYDAEPATEPVPVEEPVPEEVEAPATEVVPGVEPEPAAEPSPIDEHLYHDQEAALEPEPVPESEPEPAAAEYEGVATEIPVETTDSPVFAEEPANETNIEILSTKNQQNPPVNDLYGKYFDESDLDFGKGANDNDKLLFPAETEQKVRSKIEIKEVNGQLYEYEYLYYYDDEYPLYDYEYSSPVDVEPADADAPATSSTSTSTTTSSTTTTTTTTPPPTTTTTTTTTTTTERPSRGNTRLSSRTNSRSSSRESSRTSIRDNIRESSRDSTRESARDSNSRGSSRTSTRTSNRGSSRQQVADSQEANFIEPVRSSGRSRAIDSGSSSRSSSLRGRSSFRSREQDVNSIDNGVQSVTVEEDKLPAHTRFPPRTPVTTTPTVPEREPLFQESSRLGIDEHKQVPLVPEVTGLQSSHELQTSRGARVFDAEVPEVEAEVADTIYDEITTEEVPTTTFSPSALSLVNLYAFSRAADAEDMGEVTTEIPQSPDYETEIPIDYYYYDYESGAATDYPALTEAVTEPTEPQAEPEPEPEPSTEEPTTTSTTTTTTTTTTTTTTTPEPTTTTTARTRGFSRTNVGSRFSSRVRGSRFQPSSTTTTTEAPAEESTQTRSRFGGSRFSSNRNRFSSNRFSTNRFKSQSSTDKPAEEEGEEAASEASVDSTTERSGGFRNRFNKPRVSSFRNRGVTKKDNEVTEPTTERTATRARPRLPSRAGLLGSRFRGRGTTAAAAATTEPTEDVEAPVEETVVADVEAEAESSTDTLESVISTTAAPAPARDNTRRRPSISRHRFGGRRKPEAEAKKEAEEVPAEGEAPAEEAAAEAEAPQATQAPQAPQGRPARPSRTRPSRPSLLRARTNPRHRGGARTEAPAEEAAAPAEEAPVDPAQQQTDVQHTAEEVVAGEGAEQDPAAAAEEEAAADEPADKRRPGVGIGGKRRVMLNRFNKNRSSAPSSTTTPQPKRAPSSNNRRTALTSLFNRRNRRPGRRNKGAAEEEPAAEEPVDAAEQEAPVEDDNQVAEAQLAAVEEQVVAEEPVVESEAPAEEAAEEGGPKRGRTRPGLSSLFNRRRRLNRRREEE, translated from the exons GTGGTGCGCGCTGGCGCTGGTCTTGGTGGCCGCCTGCTCGGCCTTCCCGCAGGAGGACAGACGCCGCCTCCTCTTCAGTATCCGCAACCGACCCAACATTCTCAGTCGCCGCAACTCGAGGACGTCCACGACCGAATCCCCCGAAGAACCGACGACCACGACCCCAGCCCCCGCTGCCGCCGAAGCCGCCTCCGatgccccctcccactccaccaggCGGCTGCCGCCTCTGCGCCGCCCGGGCATTCGCTTCGGCCTCCGCCCCGGCTCGTCGCTCAAGAACAAGCTAGAGCAGCAGcgagcggagaaggaggaggagcagagcgaGCCTGTCGTCGTATCGCAGCCCCAGCCTGGACAGGAGTTCGCATCGGAGGCTGAGGCGAGCGCCTCGGCGACGTCCCCGGTGGCCAGTGGCGAGAGCACGAGGCCCGAGCCCGAGGTCCTGACCAAGCCCGTCCCCGGCCAGGAATTCGTGGCCTTCCAGGCATCCCAGCCCTCGGCGCAGGACTCCGTCGTTGCAGGAGATGGCGGTGAAATCCTGTACGTCAGTCTGGACAGCGCCCCAGAGGTAGCGGCCCCTGCAATCACCGAGGAGCACCTGGAGCAGGACGTCCATGCTGCCCAGGAAAACGGAACGGACGGCTTCGACTCCTTCCTGCTGACACCCGATGAACTCCTTCCCGTCATTGGCGACCTCGAGCCCGTGACCGACTACCCTGACTACGACTACGTGACGGAAATCCTGGAGGAAGTGGCCGCCACGGAGCTGCCCCAGGAAGAGGTCCTTGCCGTCACCCCCGCGCCCACCAAGAACGTCACAGCCTTGGAGCCTGAAGTCGAGACTCTAATTTCGGTCGTGACGAGTCTCCCCACCAAGGTCGAGGGCGAGAGCACGCACGTGGAGCACCACACCGAGTTCGAGCAGAGCGAAGCGGGAGCAGAGAACTACACCCTCAGCCACGACGCCTTCGCTGAGCAGTTCTTGCCAAACATTCCCCAAGCTGAGGTCCCTTCGGAAGACTTCCCTGCTGCGGCGGCGAAGTCTATTCAAGAGGATGAATTTTTGTATGATGCCGAGCCAGCCACAGAGCCTGTGCCCGTGGAAGAGCCTGTGCCTGAGGAGGTCGAGGCTCCTGCTACTGAAGTCGTCCCCGGTGTGGAGCCCGAGCCTGCTGCAGAACCGTCGCCAATTGATGAGCACCTTTACCATGATCAGGAGGCCGCCCTGGAGCCTGAACCTGTCCCTGAAAGCGAGCCTGAGCCAGCAGCAGCTGAGTATGAGGGCGTCGCCACAGAAATTCCTGTCGAGACCACCGACTCACCTGTCTTTGCTGAAGAACCCGCTAATGAGACCAACATCGAGATCCTGAGCACGAAGAACCAGCAGAACCCTCCTGTCAACGACCTCTACGGCAAGTACTTCGACGAGAGCGACCTCGACTTCGGCAAGGGAGCCAACGACAACGACAAGCTACTCTTCCCCGCCGAGACAGAGCAGAAGGTCCGTAGCAAGATCGAGATTAAGGAAGTCAATGGGCAGCTCTATGAATACGAGTACCTTTACTACTATGACGACGAGTATCCCCTCTACGACTATGAGTATTCATCTCCCGTTGATGTAGAACCCGCAGACGCTGATGCCCCTGCCACGTCGTCTACCTCTACCTCAACCACGACGAGcagcaccacaaccacaaccaccacaacaccacctcctaccacaactactactacgaccaccaccactaccacagaACGGCCCTCACGCGGAAACACACGGCTGAGCAGCAGAACCAACAGCCGAAGCAGCAGCAGGGAAAGCTCCCGAACTAGCATCAGGGATAACATCAGAGAAAGCAGCAGGGACAGCACCAGGGAGAGCGCAAGAGACAGCAACAgcagaggcagcagcaggacCAGCACCAGGACCAGCAACAGGGGAAGCAGCCGGCAACAAGTAGCGGATTCCCAGGAGGCGAACTTCATCGAGCCAGTCAGGTCCTCCGGCCGCTCCCGAGCCATCGACTCCGGCTCCTCCTCCAGGTCCTCTTCTCTCCGAGGCAGAAGCAGCTTCCGGTCGCGCGAGCAGGACGTGAACAGCATCGACAACGGCGTCCAGTCGGTCACCGTAGAAGAGGACAAGCTCCCCGCCCATACCCGCTTCCCTCCCCGCACGCCCGTCACCACAACGCCGACCGTGCCCGAACGAGAGCCACTCTTCCAGGAATCCTCGCGCCTCGGCATCGATGAGCACAAGCAGGTTCCTCTCGTGCCCGAAGTCACAGGACTCCAGAGCTCCCACGAACTCCAGACGTCCCGCGGCGCCAGGGTGTTCGACGCAGAAGTGCCCGAAGTGGAGGCCGAAGTGGCGGACACGATCTATGACGAAATCACCACCGAGGAGGTTCCCACgaccactttctccccctctgctctgtctctcgtAAACCTCTACGCCTTCTCTCGCGCTGCCGACGCTGAAGACATGGGTGAAGTCACCACTGAGATCCCACAGTCGCCAGACTACGAGACTGAGATTCCAatcgattactactactacgactacgagaGTGGAGCCGCCACCGACTACCCCGCCTTGACCGAGGCTGTTACTGAGCCCACCGAACCACAGGCAGAACCTGAACCTGAGCCAGAACCCAGCACTGAGGAACCAACCACTACCTCTACCAcgaccactactaccaccactaccaccaccacaactacaacacctgagcctaccacaaccaccaccgccaGGACACGTGGCTTCTCCAGGACTAACGTTGGATCGCGTTTCAGCAGCCGCGTCCGAGGCAGCCGATTCCAGCcttccagcaccaccaccacaaccgagGCTCCCGCCGAAGAGTCCACGCAGACCAGGTCCAGGTTTGGCGGCTCTCGGTTCAGCAGCAACAGGAACCGCTTCAGCTCCAACCGTTTCAGCACCAACCGCTTCAAGTCCCAGTCGTCCACAGACAAACCcgccgaggaggagggggaggaggctgcaTCTGAGGCCTCTGTGGACAGCACGACTGAAAGGAGTGGAGGCTTCAGGAACAGATTCAACAAGCCCAGAGTCAGTTCCTTCAGGAACCGTGGAGTCACGAAGAAGGACAACGAAGTAACAGAACCCACCACTGAAAGAACGGCGACCCGTGCCAGGCCGAGACTGCCATCCAGGGCAGGTCTCCTTGGCAGCCGATTCCGCGGGCGTGGAACCACCGCAGCTGCTGCAGCCACCACAGAGCCAACTGAGGACGTCGAGGCCCCTGTAGAAGAGACCGTTGTGGCCGACGTAGAAGCCGAAGCCGAGAGCAGCACAGACACTTTGGAATCGGTGATCTCTACCACCGCAGCCCCAGCCCCTGCCAGAGACAACACCAGGAGACGCCCCAGCATCAGCAGACACCGCTTTGGAGGTCGTAGGAAGCCTGAAGCTGAAGCAAAGAAAGAGGCTGAGGAAGTACCGGCCGAGGGCGAAGCTCCTGCTGAAGAGGCTGCAGCGGAAGCTGAGGCCCCTCAGGCTACCCAAGCCCCCCAGGCTCCTCAGGGCCGCCCTGCTCGCCCCTCCCGCACCCGCCCCTCGAGGCCCTCCCTCCTGAGAGCCAGGACGAACCCCCGGCACCGAGGCGGCGCCCGCACGGAGGCCCCGGCAGAGGAGGCAGCAGCCCCGGCCGAGGAAGCGCCTGTTGACCCAGCGCAGCAGCAGACCGACGTCCAACACACAGCAGAAGAAGTCGTGGCAGGCGAAGGGGCTGAGCAGGATCCCGCCGCTGCCGCGGAGGAGGAAGCGGCCGCCGACGAGCCTGCAGACAAGCGTCGCCCCGGAGTCGGAATCGGAGGCAAGAGGCGCGTCATGCTCAACCGCTTCAACAAGAACCGCAGCTCCGCCCCCAGCAGCACCACGACGCCGCAGCCCAAGCGCGCCCCGTCGTCCAACAACCGCCGCACGGCACTCACGTCGCTCTTCAACCGAAGGAACCGCCGCCCCGGAAGAAGGAACAAGGGAGCCGCAGAGGAAGAGCCTGCTGCAGAGGAGCCCGTAGACGCCGCAGAGCAGGAAGCGCCCGTCGAGGATGACAATCAAGTAGCAG AAGCCCAGCTGGCCGCCGTGGAGGAGCAGGTCGTGGCGGAGGAGCCCGTCGTGGAGTCGGAGGCGCCCGCAGAGGAGGCCGCCGAGGAAGGAGGTCCTAAGCGCGGCCGGACACGCCCCGGCCTCAGCTCGCTCTTCAACCGGCGAAGGAGACTCAaccggagaagagaagaggagtag